A window of the Aspergillus flavus chromosome 6, complete sequence genome harbors these coding sequences:
- a CDS encoding major facilitator superfamily domain-containing protein, giving the protein MLSLNLMFTIAAVATNVSALPIGTILDTYGPRVCGIIGSGFLSLGAILFGLSSSIGFDGYIPGYLFLSLGGPFIFISSFHLSNTFPTRSGSILSMLTGAFDASSALFLIFRLVNENTNGRFTTGKFFLAYLIVPVFILVAQLTIMPATSYKTAGELVQQAEAEISAEANDRVDDDISDRNEGERQRNDRRVQRQDIVNKIQDLLTDTGPEHTSRTEEPVLRANGGEPDTSSATKPQNTTGGVWGAMHGCSALRQVRSPWFVLITLFTVLQMLRINYFVASMRQQYEYLFGSPEQARKINELFDFFLPLGGLVSVPFIGAILDNASTPFVLLVLVSTATVIGVLGCIPLSIEAGYTNIAIFAIYRPFYYTAVSDYAAKVFGFQTFGKVYGLIICLSGLGNFAQAGLDALTFKVFHRNPIPVNAILTLVTCLVGIGLVGFVWWKAGAISTTKPELGTLENGDVQVPNDHDGIASRDWEREPLLYRPPSNVARHAESPSYGISGPS; this is encoded by the coding sequence CAACGTATCTGCCCTTCCAATCGGAACTATTCTAGACACGTACGGCCCGCGCGTGTGTGGTATAATAGGAAGCggtttcctttctcttgGCGCTATACTTTTTGGACTCTCAAGCAGCATTGGCTTCGACGGATACATCCCAGGATAtcttttcttgtccttgGGCGGGCCGTTCATATTCATTTCATCCTTCCATCTTTCGAACACATTCCCTACCCGCTCGGGGTCGATTCTGTCCATGCTCACAGGCGCATTTGATGCCTCCAGCGCACTGTTCTTAATTTTTCGTTTGGTCAACGAGAACACAAACGGCCGGTTTACAACCGGGAAATTCTTCCTAGCTTACCTCATTGTTCCAGTATTTATACTAGTCGCACAGCTTACCATCATGCCAGCAACGTCTTATAAAACCGCTGGAGAGCTGGTTCAGCAAGCAGAAGCCGAGATTTCCGCCGAAGCGAACGACAGGGTGGACGACGATATCTCAGATCGAAATGAAGGCGAACGGCAACGGAATGACCGTCGCGTTCAGCGCCAAGATATTGTCAACAAGATCCAGGACCTCCTCACAGACACAGGACCTGAACACACATCTAGAACTGAAGAACCAGTACTCAGAGCCAACGGAGGCGAACCAGATACCTCATCAGCAACAAAGCCCCAGAACACCACCGGCGGCGTCTGGGGTGCAATGCACGGCTGCTCGGCTCTACGACAAGTTCGATCCCCATGGTTCGTTCTCATCACACTTTTCACTGTCCTCCAGATGCTTCGAATCAACTACTTCGTGGCCTCAATGCGCCAGCAGTACGAATACCTGTTCGGGTCGCCTGAACAAGCCCGCAAGATCAACGAACtatttgatttctttcttccccttggCGGTCTTGTTTCCGTGCCGTTCATTGGCGCTATCCTCGATAACGCAAGTACCCCCTTTGTGCTCCTCGTGCTCGTATCAACCGCAACCGTGATCGGTGTTCTCGGTTGCATTCCCCTTAGTATTGAAGCCGGATACACCAACATCGCCATCTTCGCCATATATCGCCCGTTCTACTACACCGCTGTGTCGGACTACGCAGCCAAGGTATTCGGCTTCCAGACATTCGGGAAGGTCTATGGGCTCATCATCTGTCTATCGGGTTTGGGTAATTTCGCACAAGCAGGTCTTGACGCCCTCACCTTTAAGGTATTTCACCGCAATCCAATTCCTGTAAATGCTATCCTCACTCTCGTGACCTGTTTGGTCGGCATCGGATTGGTTGGTTTCGTCTGGTGGAAAGCAGGGGCCATTTCCACCACAAAGCCAGAACTTGGGACCCTGGAGAACGGGGACGTCCAAGTTCCCAATGACCATGATGGTATCGCGTCTAGAGATTGGGAGCGGGAACCCTTGTTGTATCGGCCTCCGTCGAACGTGGCGAGGCATGCAGAGTCGCCGTCATACGGCATTTCAGGTCCATCATAG
- a CDS encoding amidase signature domain-containing protein, translating to MLPPFDYFTYRSVRDYKRRERAARFASLPAAYHAPFTTFDKAVINKPIEELVQEVQSSSLSAADVLQTYGKVAVKAQEKTNCVTELLLPEAESWLQSEVNLKGPLAGVPVSLKDSVQVKGFDISLGYTRLAKKPYTEDGPMAKLLKDAGAVPYVKTALPVTLLSFESANALWGHCRNPHVPEYSPGGSTGGEGALLALGGRIGIGSDVAGSVRVPAAWSGIYSLRCSTGRWPKVGVNTSMAGQEGVPSVFSPMARTLNDLTYFTKAIVSMKPWKYDYTVHPISWRDDEESEAKSKSLRIGLMANDGVVPPTPAIERALSTTVAALTAAGHTVSEITTPATADPFTGLHLASQLLNSDGCVTFNSHRYNFEPSDPGADQLTRICNLPRPLRYLYYLYVRYIRRDFKWASLIRTFSPKSSAETWKLVAKRESFRATWHAWWDAEPQQYDFILCPVNATPALPHKAMRDAVSSCGYTFLWNLLDYTAGVLPVSHVDAKRDALTAPYKKILKGLGANNAIAQGAWKHYDAAKMAGLPTAVQVVGRRWQEEKVLGYMEAVEKALEQYRDPATGESGKYTLIELD from the exons ATGCTTCCACCGTTCGACTATTTTACATATCGTAGTGTTCG GGACTacaagagaagagaacgGGCCGCCCGTTTCGCGTCTCTCCCCGCAGCATACCATGCTCCTTTCACAACCTTTGATAAGGCCGTCATCAACAAACCCATTGAAGAGCTGGTCCAGGAGGTCCAATCCTCCTCGCTTTCGGCCGCCGACGTACTCCAGACATACGGCAAGGTAGCCGTGAAGGCCCAGGAAAAGACCAACTGTGTAACAGAGCTCCTTCTCCCCGAGGCCGAGTCATGGCTACAGTCCGAAGTCAACCTCAAGGGCCCGTTGGCGGGTGTGCCTGTTTCATTGAAGGACTCCGTGCAAGTCAAGGGGTTCGATATCAGTCTCGGTTACACACGGCTGGCTAAAAAGCCATACACCGAAGATGGCCCTATGGCGAAGCTATTGAAGGACGCTG GTGCTGTGCCCTATGTAAAGACGGCACTACCGGTAACTCTCTTGTCCTTCGAGTCTGCTAATGCGCTCTGGGGCCACTGCCGTAACCCTCATGTCCCAGAATACTCCCCTGGAGGCTCGACTGGTGGTGAAGGCGCGCTACTCGCCCTAGGAGGCCGTATCGGCATTGGCTCGGACGTCGCAGGCTCTGTTCGTGTCCCCGCTGCCTGGAGCGGTATCTACTCCCTACGCTGCAGTACTGGTCGTTGGCCCAAGGTGGGAGTCAACACCAGCATGGCCGGCCAAGAAGGTGTCCCAAGTGTTTTCAGTCCTATGGCTCGTACCCTGAACGATCTCACCTACTTCACCAAGGCCATCGTTAGTATGAAACCCTGGAAGTACGACTATACCGTTCATCCCATTTCCTGGCGCGATGATGAGGAGTCCGAAGCCAAGAGTAAGAGCTTGCGTATTGGACTAATGGCCAACGATG GAGTCGTGCCCCCAACGCCAGCAATTGAACGCGCGCTCTCTACCACCGTCGCTGCTCTCACCGCAGCCGGCCACACTGTCTCCGAAATCACAACCCCAGCAACCGCCGACCCCTTCACAGGTCTCCACCTTGCCTCTCAGCTCCTCAACTCAGACGGATGCGTCACATTCAACTCCCACCGGTACAACTTCGAGCCCTCCGACCCAGGCGCTGACCAACTCACCCGCATCTGCAACCTTCCCCGTCCCCTCCGCTACCTGTACTACCTCTATGTCCGGTATATCAGACGGGACTTCAAATGGGCCAGCCTGATCCGCACATTCTCCCCCAAGTCCTCCGCCGAAACCTGGAAGCTGGTGGCCAAACGTGAGTCATTCCGCGCTACCTGGCACGCCTGGTGGGATGCCGAGCCCCAGCAGTACGACTTCATCCTCTGTCCCGTCAATGCCACCCCAGCCCTCCCGCACAAGGCCATGCGCGATGCTGTCTCCTCCTGCGGCTATACCTTCCTCTGGAACCTTCTCGACTACACAGCTGGTGTGCTCCCCGTCTCCCACGTCGACGCTAAGCGGGACGCACTCACAGCACCCTAcaagaagatcctcaagGGCCTGGGCGCCAACAATGCCATTGCACAGGGCGCCTGGAAGCACTACGACGCGGCAAAGATGGCCGGACTCCCCACAGCAGTGCAGGTCGTCGGCAGAAGATGgcaggaggagaaggtgctCGGATACATGGAAGCAGTGGAGAAGGCACTGGAACAGTACCGGGATCCGGCGACCGGGGAGAGCGGCAAGTATACTTTGATTGAACTTGACTAA
- a CDS encoding putative 3-hydroxymethyl-3-methylglutaryl-coenzyme A lyase has translation MKDPRGAVRIVEVGPRDGLQNIKDHVPTSVKIELIRRLRGTGLRTIELTSIVSPRAVPQLSDCRDVLRTEVIKSLREEPNIRLPVLVPNMKGLDIALEYDVKEVAVFISATEGFSKANINCTVQEGLERARNIAEKATSCGLTVRGYVSCIFSDPFDGPTAPSAVLRCVRELLEMGCYEVSLGDTLGVGCPDKVRSLLTYLEEHDVSLELLAGHFHDTYGQAVANTWEAYNCGLRVFDSSISGLGGCPYAPGAKGNVATEDLVYMFHNAGIDTGLDMLKLVETGLWISTRLSRENASRAGIALANTHGLVCPPRHTEHAPTKAATWTPVNTKGRLLTYRSGGNFKIVLNRPKRGNTLTQKMVADLIAIFANCNKDPSLLNIIITATGGYFCMGVEIGKSMPFIAQGASRNPQAKHLAALLELMKRSPKTTVACVNGHAFGGGVDLALACDVRISLRAATLTFTEATFEQAKNANSRWKSAFIRNAVFSTHSTTAEKLNSLGLVSEIVEDQGQLRAGLDDLLMRLNNSRPAKPRGSREFAWSTRAGWDAQAHTLDTTFFKMMKLEVGQGDMKASYSGRKEDLKRALRSVWGQGRRRREGKGI, from the exons ATGAAAGACCCTAGAGGCGCCGTGCGTATCGTGGAAGTAGGACCGCGGGACGGCCTACAGAACATCAAAGACCATGTGCCAACGTCAGTAAAAATCGAGTTGATTCGACGACTCCGCGGAACGGGTCTGCGAACCATCGAGTTGACGTCGATAGTCTCCCCTCGAGCGGTTCCACAGTTATCGGACTGTCGAGATGTGCTGCGCACGGAAGTTATCAAGTCACTGAGGGAGGAACCTAATATCCGTCTTCCGGTATTAGTTCCTAATATGAAGGGTCTGGATATAGCACTCGAATATGATGTAAAGGAGGTTGCGGTCTTTATCAGCGCCACAGAAGGGTTTAGTAAGGCCAACATCAACTGCACTGTGCAGGAGGGTTTAGAAAGAGCGAGGAATATTGCAGAGAAGGCTACCAGCTGTGGCCTGACTGTCAGGGG ATATGTATCGTGTATATTTTCCGACCCTTTTGACGGCCCGACTGCGCCATCCGCAGTGCTTCGCTGCGTGAGGGAGCTGCTCGAGATGGGATGCTATGAGGTTAGCCTTGGGGATACACTAGGTGTCGGCTGCCCCGATAAAGTAAGAAGTCTTTTGACGTATCTGGAGGAACATGACGTCTCTCTCGAGCTGCTGGCGGGCCATTTCCACGATACATACGGTCAAGCTGTAGCCAACACCTGGGAAGCATATAACTGTGGTCTTCGTGTGTTTGATAGTAGTATCAGCGGCTTGGGAGGTTGCCCTTATGCACCGGGCGCCAAGGGAAATGTTGCCACGGAAGACCTAGTATACATGTTTCACAATGCGGGTATTGACACCGGCCTTGATATGCTCAAGCTGGTCGAAACTGGCCTGTGGATATCCACAAGATTGTCAAGAGAGAATGCAAGCCGGGCTGGAATAGCGCTCGCGAATACCCACGGACTGGTGTGTCCACCGCGCCATACGGAACACGCACCGACCAAGGCAGCAACTTGGACCCCAGTGAACACCAAGGGCAGACTATTGACATATCGCTCGGGCGGCAATTTTAAGATTGTACTCAATCGGCCGAAAAGGGGCAACACGTTGACGCAGAAGATGGTCGCGGACCTTATAGCTATTTTCGCAAATTGCAATAAGGACCCTTCCCTCTTGAACATTATCATCACCGCAACCGGGGGATACTTCTGCATGGGCGTGGAGATTGGGAAGAGTATGCCATTCATTGCTCAAGGTGCTTCAAGAAATCCTCAGGCAAAACATCTCGCTGCCTTGCTGGAATTGATGAAACGTTCACCCAAAACGACAGTTGCATGCGTAAATGGTCACGCTTTCGGTGGCGGTGTCGATTTAGCGCTTGCTTGTGACGTCAGGATTAGCCTCAGGGCAGCGACATTGACATTCACCGAAGCGACATTTGAACAAGCGAAGAATGCTAACTCAAGGTGGAAGAGCGCTTTTATACGCAACGCAGTTTTCTCCACTCATTCCACCACAGCGGAAAAACTAAACTCACTAGGGCTGGTATCTGAAATTGTGGAAGACCAGGGACAACTACGGGCCGGCCTGGATGATTTGCTCATGCGACTGAACAACTCTAGGCCTGCTAAACCACGTGGGTCCAGGGAGTTTGCATGGTCGACGAGGGCGGGATGGGATGCACAAGCTCATACTCTTGATACGACTTTCTTCAAAATGATGAAGCTTGAGGTCGGTCAAGGCGACATGAAAGCATCCTACAGCGGACGTAAAGAGGATTTGAAACGTGCGTTGAGGAGCGTTTGGGGACAAGGTCGACGAcggagagagggaaagggcATATGA
- a CDS encoding putative cholinesterase (carboxylesterase type B): protein MQLQTLAGFLLLCSPSLAAPTATGPPSTSSLGPLRALNYNNLGPENNGTAAVLVYDELSNTEAQARCAAIGESLYPLGSASQSERTEIDYQLAYLVFSGDIHSDSRFWVATGDSSKECQAYSQGQKRLVSASCSSKLPVICTSSVPPSTDKDRTAIDSSKIIVKAENYTLTGYRDARSFRFLGVPFADAPVKELRFAPPKPFSGPKKRDATKVGDSCVQAQSAFGTLGNGGISEDCLYLNVFTPILPAGSSDNSTRKPVAVYFYGGAFVSGSASMIDYDGGNFASRNDVVVVTVNYRVGALGWLTTGNLTTGNYGTRDQILALKWVNRHIAAFGGDPSQVTIFGQSAGGQSVVALLSSTAARGLFSGAIAQSAPVDLPWFTREVYADAIVPELSKAVGCNQTTSEKELLSCLRSVPATKFISNTTEFQQAQAAWVKTLASDYLHVSQLLAAIEPLMPIVDPRGGVIDDQFDKLLASERLPNRVPTMFTTVTDEASLYVAQSVPALGASQTALNTLFTAAFPAKLAESLISSNAFPINMSDPDSTRNVAADALTHSEWSCAQSYLLRKGGDRVFPQLYEVELTRGHIQTNVSVPEVCSPNNNYNASCHASDVLPVWGTLNSKTRNVDPYYDQDDILHSQLLNDVFGSFFRTRNPNPDQAFLQVRGPAYASTYDIFVTNGYRVPEYRPEQRNVSLLGMPPSWIDNPGLSRKCAVFEDYGFTFQNANFTA, encoded by the coding sequence ATGCAGTTGCAGACTCTCGCCGGTTTCCTACTTCTCTGCTCGCCATCGCTGGCAGCTCCGACCGCTACAGGTCCTCCAAGTACGAGCTCGCTAGGGCCTCTGCGCGCATTGAACTACAACAACCTCGGCCCTGAGAACAATGGAACTGCAGCAGTACTCGTATACGACGAATTGTCTAACACAGAGGCGCAAGCGCGCTGCGCTGCCATTGGGGAGAGCCTCTACCCACTCGGGTCCGCCTCTCAGTCTGAGCGCACTGAGATAGACTACCAGCTTGCCTACCTCGTTTTTTCAGGAGATATTCATTCCGATAGCCGTTTCTGGGTAGCCACTGGTGATTCATCAAAAGAGTGTCAAGCATATTCTCAAGGACAAAAGCGGTTGGTATCAGCATCTTGCAGCTCCAAGCTCCCCGTAATTTGCACATCTAGTGTGCCGCCAAGCACCGACAAAGATAGAACTGCCATCGACTCGTCCAAGATCATCGTCAAAGCGGAGAACTACACCCTGACTGGCTATCGCGACGCACGATCGTTTCGGTTTCTTGGTGTTCCTTTCGCAGATGCCCCGGTGAAAGAGTTGCGCTTCGCTCCTCCAAAACCTTTCTCTGGCCCTAAGAAACGCGATGCGACCAAAGTGGGCGATAGCTGTGTTCAAGCCCAGTCGGCGTTTGGTACGCTGGGTAATGGAGGCATTTCCGAAGACTGTCTCTACCTCAATGTCTTTACACCCATCTTGCCTGCAGGTTCATCCGATAACTCAACCCGCAAGCCTGTCGCCGTGTATTTCTACGGCGGTGCATTCGTCAGTGGCAGCGCGTCTATGATCGACTACGACGGCGGAAACTTCGCCAGTCGGAACGATGTCGTGGTTGTTACTGTCAACTATCGAGTAGGAGCACTGGGCTGGTTGACAACTGGTAACCTCACAACCGGAAACTACGGCACAAGAGACCAGATCCTCGCACTGAAATGGGTCAACAGGCATATCGCAGCCTTCGGTGGAGATCCATCCCAGGTCACCATCTTCGGCCAGTCCGCCGGCGGGCAGAGCGTTGTCGCACTGCTCTCCTCAACCGCCGCCCGAGGTCTTTTCTCCGGAGCCATCGCTCAATCAGCACCGGTAGACTTGCCCTGGTTCACGCGCGAAGTCTACGCAGACGCCATTGTGCCAGAACTATCCAAGGCTGTGGGCTGCAATCAAACCACATCCGAGAAGGAGCTCCTATCCTGCCTGCGATCCGTCCCAGCAACCAAATTCATAAGCAACACCACAGAATTTCAACAGGCACAGGCCGCTTGGGTTAAGACTCTCGCCTCGGACTATCTCCATGTCAGCCAGCTACTCGCTGCCATCGAGCCGCTCATGCCCATAGTCGACCCTCGCGGCGGGGTAATCGACGATCAATTCGACAAACTCCTCGCAAGCGAACGCCTTCCCAACCGTGTCCCGACCATGTTCACAACGGTCACCGACGAAGCCTCCCTCTACGTTGCCCAATCTGTGCCCGCCCTCGGCGCAAGCCAAACGGCGCTCAACACGTTGTTCACGGCCGCCTTCCCCGCCAAACTGGCTGAATCGCTCATCAGCTCCAACGCCTTCCCCATCAACATGTCCGACCCAGACAGCACGCGCAACGTCGCCGCAGATGCCCTCACCCACAGCGAATGGAGCTGTGCACAGTCCTACCTCCTCCGCAAAGGCGGCGACCGTGTCTTTCCCCAGCTCTACGAAGTCGAGCTCACAAGAGGCCACATCCAGACCAACGTCTCCGTGCCTGAGGTCTGCTCTCCAAACAACAACTATAACGCCAGCTGCCACGCCTCAGACGTGCTCCCCGTCTGGGGAACCCTCAACAGCAAGACTCGCAACGTAGACCCCTACTACGACCAGGATGATATCCTCCATTCGCAGCTGCTCAACGATGTCTTCGGCTCCTTCTTCCGCACCCGTAACCCGAACCCGGACCAGGCCTTCTTGCAGGTCCGTGGCCCCGCCTATGCGTCTACATATGATATTTTCGTGACGAACGGGTACCGGGTGCCTGAGTATCGGCCTGAGCAGCGGAATGTCAGTTTGTTGGGTATGCCGCCCTCTTGGATTGATAATCCCGGTCTCTCGAGGAAGTGTGCTGTCTTTGAGGATTATGGATTTACGTTTCAGAATGCCAACTTTACGGCTTAA